A single window of Bremerella cremea DNA harbors:
- a CDS encoding BBP7 family outer membrane beta-barrel protein: MKLNYSTLAFSIVAVVLGTSRSFAQEGYAPMGSPYPVGAPAPYDPAGMQPPGMMPQGYGPGPMGPAPMMGPAPHAQMAAAPGYGQVSPVSYDPSMYEPAGDYIEYDNYAAAGYDDCGDGCSLPPRAYGSFEGMMVWRKGGNYPPILTTSANADRGILGNPSTQIIWGDGNEHGNPTVGGRLTLGLWLDDYQNWSVGGRFMALEDQSLGYTATSAQFPVLAYPFFDLNANLQNSILVALPGTGSGAANNTTVNLVNRNTFYMGDAFLTKHIYTNNGNRWDFVGGYTYFKMEDGFHNDATFTVQDAGGGTYSQGDVVQYSDRFDANNEFHGGHVGLMAEFQDGPFSWRAMGKLALGNSHQEATVSGLTTVNGSFSQDEGVYALASNSGSFSRNKFVYVPEINIDMIYAYNCNLDLKLGATFIYFNDIVTGGALVNNNINPNGSAPVFQFNEQEYWILGMTAGVEYHY, translated from the coding sequence ATGAAGCTTAACTACTCCACCCTAGCTTTCTCGATCGTTGCCGTGGTTCTCGGAACCAGCCGATCTTTCGCCCAAGAGGGCTATGCTCCGATGGGATCACCATATCCTGTTGGCGCGCCCGCTCCCTATGACCCTGCTGGCATGCAACCTCCGGGAATGATGCCACAAGGTTACGGACCTGGACCAATGGGTCCGGCTCCGATGATGGGACCGGCACCTCATGCCCAAATGGCGGCGGCACCTGGCTACGGCCAAGTGTCCCCTGTCTCGTACGATCCTTCGATGTACGAACCGGCAGGCGATTACATTGAATACGATAACTATGCCGCAGCTGGCTACGATGATTGCGGCGACGGTTGCTCTTTGCCACCGCGTGCCTACGGTAGCTTCGAGGGCATGATGGTTTGGCGAAAGGGTGGTAACTACCCGCCGATCCTTACCACCAGTGCCAACGCAGATCGTGGTATCCTGGGAAATCCCAGCACTCAGATCATTTGGGGCGACGGTAACGAGCATGGCAACCCAACCGTTGGCGGTCGCCTGACGCTTGGCCTGTGGCTAGATGATTACCAAAACTGGAGCGTGGGTGGTCGATTCATGGCTTTGGAAGATCAAAGTCTGGGCTACACGGCAACTTCAGCCCAGTTCCCAGTGCTTGCCTATCCATTCTTCGACTTGAACGCGAACCTGCAAAACTCCATTTTGGTTGCCTTGCCTGGTACGGGCTCCGGTGCTGCAAACAACACAACGGTCAACCTAGTTAACCGCAATACGTTCTACATGGGCGATGCGTTTCTGACCAAGCATATTTACACCAATAACGGCAACCGCTGGGACTTCGTTGGTGGTTACACCTACTTCAAGATGGAAGACGGGTTCCACAACGATGCGACCTTCACCGTGCAAGATGCAGGTGGTGGCACTTACAGCCAAGGGGACGTTGTTCAATACAGCGATCGCTTTGACGCCAACAACGAATTCCACGGTGGTCATGTCGGCTTGATGGCTGAGTTCCAAGATGGCCCATTCAGCTGGCGTGCCATGGGTAAGCTTGCCTTGGGTAACTCGCACCAGGAAGCAACCGTCTCGGGGCTAACCACCGTCAACGGTAGTTTTTCTCAGGATGAAGGGGTTTACGCCCTGGCAAGCAATTCCGGTTCATTCAGCCGAAACAAGTTTGTCTATGTTCCTGAAATCAACATCGACATGATTTATGCCTACAACTGCAACCTCGACCTCAAACTCGGTGCGACGTTCATCTACTTCAACGACATCGTCACCGGCGGGGCTTTGGTCAACAACAACATCAATCCCAACGGATCGGCCCCGGTCTTCCAGTTCAACGAACAGGAATATTGGATTCTGGGCATGACCGCTGGTGTGGAATATCATTACTAA
- a CDS encoding SdrD B-like domain-containing protein: MKKSKSRQHRVPSHSLKRAKRQRGLRRMEQLETRSMLAGDVGAPWHNEILPTDVNSDGVLDQQDIEILVGELKTMKLGSFSAKSGLLEGEQSLYLDVDNDGKLTQRDLLSAMDALTLEGEPEVAAPSFRADYDVEIVYDSNTTTEGGSANVALNDTFTLNIYVTDVSETPSGFSQAFADIKFDSSKLTIQNPSTDIQMGPGFSSQTGDVPSNVTPYGGKNANDNQFSTADKLLWMGGIYAPAPANGAQRFLLASVKFRAVAEGAVDFEIDVRNYTLSSELGTPDPEATEVAFNQKERSGNDTEDPDVNLNATLVYAPGAVGQELVRFDGGKVSIDIAATPVGGANFDSYNVNEDYFGDDANSTPPVVTIGGVQYYVLDVLANDLDSALNAVTGDRSRFNIDSITQPTNGSVSIQTNAQSVAEIAATGITSHQVLLYQVPSNLGGINESFSYTITDSGASDNAGTSSADVLVAISKVDDAPIANDRFFTIEEGVPLIGNALDYASLQGGADENETLTFVEFIVPANLQGTFTPILDLNDQPTGAFVYTSNFPGLTESVQYVVSDGGEQTATGTLTFKTQLDSLIEGVVYFDADNDGVVDENLDIEASAEVRIGGVDLELVNSATGAVIATTRTDAFGTYSFSGFDEGNYSVRVVDPRFTRKGKTTAGDFTITGNEISGIGIGNGQPGRYSGLNFGYRGRDYQYISRLDQMASVSEDSITLAFSKSGGTATLEWYSVDEGWDRLVNINSDYIYLDPATKSMQVAFEVSVEGQENSQYVVQAFSPSMPGYVVVAETAEGVIIRISGSGSQVMTNLAAVDAAFANL; encoded by the coding sequence ATGAAAAAATCCAAGAGCCGCCAGCACCGCGTCCCCTCGCATTCCCTTAAACGCGCCAAACGGCAACGCGGTCTTCGCCGAATGGAGCAACTCGAAACCCGGTCCATGCTGGCTGGGGATGTCGGGGCCCCCTGGCATAATGAAATTCTACCTACCGATGTAAACTCGGATGGGGTGCTTGACCAACAAGATATCGAGATCTTGGTCGGCGAACTAAAGACCATGAAACTTGGCTCGTTTTCTGCCAAGAGTGGTCTGCTGGAAGGGGAACAATCCCTTTATCTTGACGTCGATAACGACGGGAAGCTCACTCAACGCGATCTTCTGAGCGCGATGGATGCGTTGACTTTGGAAGGTGAGCCTGAAGTCGCTGCTCCCTCTTTTCGGGCCGACTACGATGTTGAAATCGTATACGACTCGAACACGACCACCGAAGGTGGATCTGCAAACGTCGCTCTCAACGATACGTTTACCTTAAACATTTATGTCACGGACGTATCAGAGACCCCGTCTGGTTTTTCACAAGCGTTTGCGGACATTAAGTTTGATTCGTCTAAGCTGACGATCCAAAATCCTTCTACCGACATCCAGATGGGGCCAGGCTTTAGCTCGCAAACTGGCGACGTTCCTAGCAACGTGACGCCCTACGGTGGCAAGAATGCGAACGACAATCAATTCAGCACAGCCGATAAGCTATTGTGGATGGGTGGTATCTATGCACCTGCTCCTGCGAATGGTGCGCAAAGGTTCCTCTTGGCGAGCGTGAAGTTCCGAGCTGTCGCGGAAGGTGCGGTTGATTTTGAGATTGATGTACGCAACTACACATTGAGTAGTGAGCTGGGAACCCCAGATCCAGAAGCGACTGAGGTTGCCTTCAATCAGAAAGAACGTAGCGGAAACGATACCGAAGACCCGGATGTTAACCTCAACGCCACATTAGTCTACGCTCCCGGGGCCGTTGGGCAGGAACTGGTTCGTTTCGACGGTGGCAAGGTCAGCATTGATATTGCTGCCACACCAGTCGGTGGAGCTAACTTCGATTCTTACAATGTCAACGAAGATTACTTCGGCGACGATGCAAACAGCACCCCTCCGGTAGTCACCATCGGTGGCGTACAGTATTACGTTCTAGATGTTCTGGCCAACGACCTGGATTCGGCTTTGAACGCAGTCACTGGGGATCGTAGCCGCTTCAATATTGATTCGATCACCCAGCCTACCAACGGTAGTGTGTCGATTCAAACCAATGCCCAAAGCGTGGCTGAAATCGCGGCGACGGGCATCACCTCGCACCAAGTCTTGCTCTATCAAGTGCCGAGTAACTTGGGTGGTATCAACGAAAGCTTCAGCTATACGATCACCGATTCTGGAGCATCTGATAACGCTGGCACCTCCTCGGCAGATGTTTTGGTTGCCATCTCGAAAGTCGATGACGCGCCGATTGCTAACGATAGATTCTTCACCATAGAAGAGGGGGTGCCGCTCATCGGCAACGCGTTGGACTACGCCTCGCTGCAAGGCGGAGCAGACGAAAATGAAACGTTGACTTTCGTCGAGTTCATTGTTCCGGCGAACCTCCAGGGGACGTTTACTCCGATTCTCGACTTGAACGATCAGCCAACCGGAGCTTTCGTGTACACTTCCAACTTTCCTGGTCTGACGGAGTCGGTCCAATATGTCGTTTCCGATGGTGGTGAACAAACCGCTACCGGCACGCTGACTTTCAAAACGCAGTTGGACAGTCTGATTGAAGGTGTGGTTTACTTCGACGCCGACAATGACGGTGTGGTTGACGAAAACCTTGACATCGAAGCCAGTGCCGAAGTTCGGATTGGCGGCGTTGACTTGGAACTGGTCAATTCCGCAACCGGAGCCGTGATTGCCACTACCCGTACCGATGCCTTTGGAACTTACAGCTTCAGCGGATTTGATGAAGGCAACTACTCGGTTCGCGTGGTCGATCCTCGCTTTACTCGTAAGGGCAAAACGACGGCAGGTGATTTCACCATCACTGGTAACGAAATCAGCGGCATCGGAATTGGTAATGGCCAGCCAGGCCGTTATTCCGGTCTGAACTTTGGCTACCGTGGTCGCGATTACCAGTATATTAGCCGGTTAGACCAGATGGCTTCCGTCTCGGAAGACAGCATCACTCTAGCATTCTCTAAGAGTGGTGGCACCGCGACCTTAGAATGGTACTCAGTGGACGAAGGATGGGACCGGTTGGTGAATATCAACTCGGATTACATCTATCTCGATCCGGCTACCAAGTCGATGCAGGTTGCCTTTGAGGTGAGTGTCGAAGGACAAGAGAACTCGCAATACGTAGTCCAGGCCTTCTCGCCATCGATGCCTGGTTACGTGGTCGTCGCCGAAACCGCGGAAGGCGTTATCATTCGCATCAGCGGTTCCGGTTCGCAAGTGATGACGAACCTGGCTGCGGTCGATGCGGCGTTTGCCAACCTTTAA